A DNA window from Pongo abelii isolate AG06213 chromosome 2, NHGRI_mPonAbe1-v2.0_pri, whole genome shotgun sequence contains the following coding sequences:
- the LOC129058233 gene encoding uncharacterized protein LOC129058233 isoform X3, whose product MQPIQYVSSSASRYWATRNSSPTLNLVQEHIFSKNHKQFRIISWKLDELHCQFPVLLPGSLHLLPLLTLHCNIMESYPSSSSMWFVDSDDPNLTLVLECTKNKLTPRTWTPSTGPSRACLWEQVSPWLTPSITLNLPPDGLPQDLLPKLPGWSLKQVMMVPRV is encoded by the exons ATGCAACCCATTCAATATGTCAG ttcatctgcatctcgttattgggcCACAAGAAATAGCAGCCCAACCCTCAATTTGGTCCAGGAACACATCTTCAGCAAGAACCACAAGCAATTCCGCATCATCAGCTGGAAGCTGGATGAGCTGCACTGCCAGTTCCCAGTTCTGCTGCCAGGCAGCCTGCACTTGCTGCCGCTGCTCACACTCCACTGCAACATCATGGAATCCTATCCATCTTCTTCATCGATGTGGTTTGTGGACTCTGATGACCCAAATCTGACATTAGTTCTGGAATGTACTAAGAACAAGTtgacaccaagaacctggacaccctccactg GTCCATCAAGAGCCTGCCTTTGGGAACAGGTctcaccatggctcacaccttcTATAACTCTGAACTTACCTCCCGATGGACTCCCACAGGATTTATTGCCTAAACTTCCA GGATGGTCTCTGAAGCAGGTCATGATGGTGCCCCGTGTATAG
- the LOC129058233 gene encoding uncharacterized protein LOC129058233 isoform X2, with product MQPIQYVSSSASRYWATRNSSPTLNLVQEHIFSKNHKQFRIISWKLDELHCQFPVLLPGSLHLLPLLTLHCNIMESYPSSSSMWFVDSDDPNLTLVLECTKNKLTPRTWTPSTGPSRACLWEQVSPWLTPSITLNLPPDGLPQDLLPKLPVSPVMHFFSKSIP from the exons ATGCAACCCATTCAATATGTCAG ttcatctgcatctcgttattgggcCACAAGAAATAGCAGCCCAACCCTCAATTTGGTCCAGGAACACATCTTCAGCAAGAACCACAAGCAATTCCGCATCATCAGCTGGAAGCTGGATGAGCTGCACTGCCAGTTCCCAGTTCTGCTGCCAGGCAGCCTGCACTTGCTGCCGCTGCTCACACTCCACTGCAACATCATGGAATCCTATCCATCTTCTTCATCGATGTGGTTTGTGGACTCTGATGACCCAAATCTGACATTAGTTCTGGAATGTACTAAGAACAAGTtgacaccaagaacctggacaccctccactg GTCCATCAAGAGCCTGCCTTTGGGAACAGGTctcaccatggctcacaccttcTATAACTCTGAACTTACCTCCCGATGGACTCCCACAGGATTTATTGCCTAAACTTCCA GTCTCACCTGTGATGCACTTCTTCAGCAAGTCCATACCTTGA
- the LOC129058233 gene encoding uncharacterized protein LOC129058233 isoform X1: MQPIQYVSSSASRYWATRNSSPTLNLVQEHIFSKNHKQFRIISWKLDELHCQFPVLLPGSLHLLPLLTLHCNIMESYPSSSSMWFVDSDDPNLTLVLECTKNKLTPRTWTPSTGPSRACLWEQVSPWLTPSITLNLPPDGLPQDLLPKLPDRNQFPVIFRKEERYWSQTKESPVTELAETWPEAGARHWDWDSVLAHLLLFSLSAPLFSGMVSEAGHDGAPCIALLHLAFLDTQLGLLNAALVILSLGTFSCHRGWFSLLWAGKRTRELMALVAAFSQRQTNLVDSTMNYYCLWLGGLLDVFYIFSRCLQQC; the protein is encoded by the exons ATGCAACCCATTCAATATGTCAG ttcatctgcatctcgttattgggcCACAAGAAATAGCAGCCCAACCCTCAATTTGGTCCAGGAACACATCTTCAGCAAGAACCACAAGCAATTCCGCATCATCAGCTGGAAGCTGGATGAGCTGCACTGCCAGTTCCCAGTTCTGCTGCCAGGCAGCCTGCACTTGCTGCCGCTGCTCACACTCCACTGCAACATCATGGAATCCTATCCATCTTCTTCATCGATGTGGTTTGTGGACTCTGATGACCCAAATCTGACATTAGTTCTGGAATGTACTAAGAACAAGTtgacaccaagaacctggacaccctccactg GTCCATCAAGAGCCTGCCTTTGGGAACAGGTctcaccatggctcacaccttcTATAACTCTGAACTTACCTCCCGATGGACTCCCACAGGATTTATTGCCTAAACTTCCA GACAGAAACCAGTTTCCAGTCATCTTTAGGAAGGAAGAGAGATATTGGTCCCAGACAAAGGAAAGTCCAGTGACAGAGCTAGCTGAGACATGGCCGGAGGCAGGGGCCAGACACTGGGATTGGGACTCTGTCCTTGCCCATCtcttgctcttctctctctctgctcctctGTTCTCAGGGATGGTCTCTGAAGCAGGTCATGATGGTGCCCCGTGTATAGCCCTTCTGCATTTGGCATTCCTGGACACACAGCTGGGACTCCTCAATGCAGCTCTGGTGATTCTCAGCCTGGGGACTTTCTCTTGCCACAGGGGCTGGTTCAGTCTGTTGTGGGCAGGCAAAAGAACCAGGGAGTTAATGGCCCTGGTAGCAGCCTTCAGCCAAAGACAGACCAATTTAGTAGATTCAACAATGAATTACTACTGTCTTTGGTTGGGAGGACTCCTGGACGTGTTCTATATTTTCTCCAGATGTTTACAACAGTGCTAA